A stretch of Pseudomonas sp. 7SR1 DNA encodes these proteins:
- a CDS encoding RHS repeat domain-containing protein: protein MNTSSPLQGQLTSAAFKFDSFVRSGVDPRTGSCNCSVALDAAPDDAAVGSSVSATLAYDCFNDQDLGFGAGWALRTCSYDQRRRKLTLTSGETYQLYTDGNQVAFQDKKLDNLRVTMQGNELFIEYIDGRVDVLSRPGATFHEWLLAREYSPEGKETLYEYRPVAGRLQLVAVYRQDRRILKVDYARARSTATTITLWPDVPSRKLQYLFVLRNGTLQHIRLITAEKLPLTWTFDYARINGFLLMTEISQPSGARQTLRYQAEGHRLPAGAPVPYLPVVSQSIMAPGGGQPAIITLYEYSVSNFLGHGAGVRWSAERDVLYDVSGHYEYSCTQIQMAPGKGGPRESSRVIRTYNRFHSMISQRTISGSKMQLREIVYYDVPNRAFRDQPAQFQMQRIVRDSFFDTRATPVKSRVETTHTSYDEHGNLLEKTSPGGVREVYEYFPAQGSADCPASPIGVPCFLKQKWIIASAEFAAAPTTVVRYTYSQLPSLLAGHRCVRLASETLCEEGVAEPRVACRLKYVNNVKDAFHGRLQSKVETVGGVRRKHHYAYRHEDENVRTDQTFRAEGLSHLRQEWHDVCGWLVKTCDCGGNTVSMEYDSLGQLTRETVMPDTGHAASRQFTYQAGAASDDGLASVTVKDARGVLTVTRSDGLGRTVKVEKQDVDMPGAPMRVIYEASYDGLGRLQADAQTDWFDGEPKTLDTHYEYDEWGHQNRTIRRGREVTHDEIDPVARTRTEWKEGGGKTRTFINALEKPSRVERVDRSGVVGEVTLYEYDGLGRCIQQTAADGGVTCYTYDLAGRVLSTTLPDGTLVEKKYAAQSQGDYPTQISANGYALGTRTYDGLMRVTHNQAGGRTERMVYEGSGRNPTQKSTASGKTLRFTLDPLLADDVTSRSGSQASVAASHRFDPRTGLLQESANSLVQRRMEYCPSGRLSRESWVTALDRFDSGQTCSLMGKPIGYTDVSGTVRTCLYDPTGRLVGITQGPAALPVQERISATYSYDAREQVKCITVTDPRSGLSLVTELDYDEFGREILRRSSQGNDVVEVSQSFGPGDRLSQRTLKSNAAVRVETFAYDLRGRLTRYACQGPQAPVDAQGKAIVSQDFTYDALDNIRQVVTHFPGGVNTATYRYDLVDKTQLSGVSHSHPDYASADSTFRYDADGNLLNDCRGHQLIYDELGRLESVASADSKSILARYRYDASDRLHAVELAGHKPCRRFYRDEQLCSEVAGQDSRSFMHEERQLLALSQGQETVLYRTDGCGNVLQALSGGDSLRHDYSPYGQRAAAEGPGSLFGLGGEPQDPLTGCYLLGNGYRAYDPVLMRFHRPDDWSPFDGGGLNPYAYCLGDPINLSDPTGHISTWGWIKIGITAAFAIASVAFTLATLGASAPLIGISFSAATALTLEVVSGAASIASIVLEEAAPDAVATQVLSYASLALGVVSGGASLTGKLLGRGTSVALRNTVESLGDAVTLGRSNALRGTRIGGYARAASPLVRGGGRRNLVALQNDLRDVLTAKDVTSYAHYPLKGGTYVIDRDKYIEKAQGFLGLAGERSSGPRHGEAPDDIYGDIRERSAQIRFA from the coding sequence ATGAATACCTCTTCACCCCTCCAAGGTCAGTTGACCTCGGCGGCCTTCAAGTTCGACAGTTTTGTTCGTTCGGGCGTGGACCCGCGCACGGGTAGCTGCAATTGCAGCGTGGCGCTGGACGCGGCGCCGGATGACGCCGCCGTCGGATCTAGCGTATCAGCGACCCTGGCATACGATTGCTTCAATGATCAGGACCTGGGTTTCGGCGCCGGTTGGGCCTTGCGCACCTGCAGTTATGACCAGCGCCGACGAAAGTTGACGCTGACGAGCGGAGAAACCTACCAGCTCTACACCGATGGAAACCAGGTGGCTTTCCAGGATAAGAAACTCGATAACTTGCGCGTCACGATGCAAGGCAATGAACTTTTCATCGAGTACATCGATGGAAGAGTCGACGTGCTGTCGCGCCCCGGTGCGACATTCCACGAATGGCTGCTTGCACGGGAGTACAGCCCCGAGGGCAAGGAAACGCTTTACGAGTACCGTCCTGTCGCGGGCCGCCTGCAACTGGTGGCGGTTTACCGGCAGGATCGCCGCATCCTGAAAGTCGACTACGCCCGAGCCAGGTCGACGGCAACGACCATCACCCTGTGGCCGGACGTACCTTCAAGGAAACTCCAGTACCTGTTTGTCCTGCGCAACGGAACGCTCCAACACATCAGGCTGATCACTGCCGAAAAACTTCCATTGACCTGGACCTTCGACTACGCGCGTATAAATGGTTTTCTGCTGATGACCGAAATCAGCCAGCCAAGCGGGGCCCGGCAGACGCTTCGGTACCAGGCCGAGGGTCACAGGCTTCCCGCCGGGGCACCGGTGCCCTACCTGCCTGTTGTATCTCAATCCATCATGGCCCCTGGCGGGGGCCAGCCAGCGATCATCACCCTGTATGAATATTCCGTGAGTAATTTCCTAGGGCATGGCGCGGGGGTACGCTGGTCTGCCGAGCGTGATGTGCTGTATGACGTCAGCGGTCATTACGAATACTCCTGCACCCAGATTCAGATGGCCCCTGGTAAAGGCGGGCCGCGTGAGTCTTCCCGGGTCATACGTACCTACAATCGCTTCCACTCGATGATTTCCCAACGGACGATCAGTGGCAGCAAGATGCAGTTGCGGGAAATCGTATACTACGATGTGCCCAATCGGGCTTTCAGGGATCAGCCTGCGCAGTTCCAGATGCAGCGCATCGTGCGCGACAGCTTCTTCGATACTCGCGCGACTCCCGTAAAAAGTCGGGTCGAGACCACCCATACCTCCTACGACGAACATGGCAATCTGCTGGAAAAAACCAGCCCGGGTGGCGTACGGGAAGTCTATGAGTATTTTCCGGCGCAAGGGAGCGCGGATTGCCCTGCCAGCCCCATAGGCGTGCCTTGTTTTCTGAAACAGAAGTGGATCATCGCCTCGGCCGAGTTCGCCGCAGCGCCGACCACCGTGGTGCGCTACACCTACAGCCAATTGCCGTCGCTGCTGGCGGGTCACCGCTGTGTCCGGCTCGCCAGCGAGACGCTCTGCGAGGAGGGCGTCGCCGAGCCTCGGGTGGCGTGTCGATTGAAGTATGTGAACAACGTCAAGGACGCCTTTCATGGACGTCTGCAAAGCAAGGTAGAAACCGTAGGCGGCGTGCGCCGCAAGCATCACTATGCGTACCGGCATGAAGACGAAAACGTTCGCACCGACCAGACCTTCCGCGCCGAAGGGCTGAGCCACCTGAGGCAGGAGTGGCATGATGTGTGCGGTTGGCTGGTCAAGACCTGCGATTGCGGGGGCAATACCGTCAGCATGGAATATGACTCACTGGGGCAACTGACCCGTGAAACCGTGATGCCCGACACGGGCCATGCGGCGTCGCGCCAGTTCACCTACCAGGCCGGTGCTGCCTCCGATGATGGCCTTGCCAGCGTCACCGTCAAGGATGCCCGCGGCGTCCTGACCGTCACCCGCAGCGACGGGCTGGGTCGTACCGTGAAGGTCGAGAAGCAGGACGTCGACATGCCCGGCGCACCCATGCGCGTGATCTACGAGGCCAGTTACGATGGCCTGGGACGCCTGCAGGCGGATGCACAGACCGACTGGTTCGACGGCGAGCCGAAAACCCTGGACACCCACTATGAATATGACGAGTGGGGCCATCAGAACCGCACTATCCGCCGCGGGCGCGAAGTCACTCATGACGAGATCGATCCGGTGGCGCGCACCCGTACCGAGTGGAAGGAGGGCGGCGGCAAGACCCGTACCTTCATCAACGCCCTGGAAAAGCCATCGCGGGTCGAGCGCGTGGACCGTTCCGGCGTCGTGGGAGAGGTGACCCTTTACGAATACGATGGCCTGGGACGGTGCATCCAGCAGACCGCCGCCGACGGAGGGGTGACCTGCTACACCTACGATCTGGCCGGCCGCGTGCTGAGTACCACCTTGCCCGACGGTACCCTGGTCGAGAAGAAATATGCCGCCCAGAGCCAGGGGGACTACCCCACACAGATCAGCGCCAACGGCTATGCACTGGGAACCCGCACCTACGACGGGCTGATGCGCGTGACCCACAACCAGGCGGGTGGTCGTACCGAACGGATGGTCTACGAGGGTTCCGGCAGGAACCCCACGCAAAAGAGCACCGCGTCTGGAAAAACCTTGCGGTTCACCCTCGATCCGTTGCTCGCCGATGACGTCACCAGTCGCTCCGGCAGCCAGGCGTCCGTCGCTGCCAGCCATCGGTTCGACCCCCGTACAGGTTTGCTCCAGGAATCGGCCAACTCGTTGGTACAGCGGCGCATGGAGTACTGTCCCTCCGGCCGTCTCAGCCGGGAATCGTGGGTCACGGCCCTCGACCGGTTCGACAGCGGGCAAACCTGTTCGCTGATGGGCAAGCCGATTGGCTACACCGACGTCAGCGGCACGGTTCGCACCTGCCTCTATGATCCGACCGGACGCCTGGTGGGCATCACCCAAGGCCCTGCTGCTCTCCCTGTTCAGGAGCGCATCAGTGCAACGTACTCCTACGACGCCCGGGAGCAAGTCAAGTGCATCACCGTCACCGATCCCCGATCGGGCCTTTCGCTGGTCACCGAACTGGACTACGACGAATTTGGTCGCGAAATCCTCCGGCGCTCCTCCCAGGGAAATGATGTCGTCGAGGTGAGCCAGTCGTTCGGCCCGGGCGACAGGCTCAGCCAGCGTACGCTCAAGTCCAACGCAGCCGTGCGTGTCGAGACGTTTGCCTATGACCTGCGGGGTCGATTGACGCGTTACGCCTGCCAAGGGCCGCAGGCGCCAGTGGATGCCCAGGGCAAGGCCATCGTCTCGCAGGACTTCACCTATGACGCGCTGGACAACATCCGCCAGGTCGTCACGCATTTCCCAGGCGGCGTGAACACGGCAACGTATCGGTATGACCTGGTCGATAAAACCCAACTCAGCGGCGTCAGCCACAGTCACCCCGACTATGCATCCGCCGATTCGACCTTTCGCTACGACGCCGACGGCAATCTGCTCAACGATTGCCGTGGACATCAGTTGATCTACGACGAACTGGGGCGGTTGGAAAGTGTGGCTTCGGCTGACTCGAAGTCGATATTGGCGCGTTATCGGTACGATGCCTCTGACCGCCTTCATGCCGTTGAGCTGGCAGGACACAAGCCCTGTCGGCGCTTCTACCGCGACGAGCAGTTGTGCAGCGAAGTCGCGGGGCAGGATAGCCGTAGCTTCATGCATGAAGAGCGGCAGCTGCTGGCGTTGTCCCAGGGCCAGGAAACGGTGCTGTACAGGACGGATGGTTGTGGCAATGTCCTGCAGGCTCTTTCCGGCGGCGACAGTCTCCGGCATGACTATTCGCCCTATGGGCAACGCGCGGCGGCAGAGGGACCGGGCAGTCTGTTCGGTCTCGGTGGCGAGCCGCAGGATCCGCTGACCGGCTGTTATCTGCTGGGCAACGGCTATCGGGCCTACGATCCGGTACTGATGCGATTTCACCGGCCAGACGACTGGAGTCCGTTCGATGGGGGAGGTCTCAATCCTTATGCCTATTGCCTGGGCGACCCCATCAATCTGAGCGATCCCACCGGCCATATCTCTACCTGGGGCTGGATCAAGATTGGCATTACCGCTGCTTTCGCCATCGCCTCCGTTGCGTTCACCCTGGCGACCCTGGGGGCATCCGCGCCCTTGATAGGCATCTCGTTTTCGGCGGCAACGGCCTTGACGCTGGAGGTGGTGTCAGGTGCGGCCTCGATCGCGTCCATCGTGCTGGAGGAGGCGGCTCCGGACGCCGTCGCGACCCAGGTGCTGAGCTATGCCAGCCTGGCCTTGGGCGTCGTGTCCGGCGGCGCTTCCCTGACAGGAAAGCTGCTGGGCAGAGGGACATCGGTGGCCCTGCGCAATACGGTCGAGTCCCTCGGTGACGCCGTGACGCTGGGCCGCAGCAACGCCTTGCGCGGGACACGCATCGGTGGCTACGCCAGGGCGGCGAGCCCTCTGGTCAGAGGCGGCGGGCGGCGCAACCTCGTTGCCTTGCAAAACGACCTTCGAGATGTGCTGACCGCCAAGGACGTGACCAGTTATGCCCATTACCCGCTCAAGGGGGGCACCTACGTCATCGACAGAGACAAGTACATCGAAAAAGCCCAAGGGTTTCTGGGGTTGGCAGGGGAAAGATCCAGTGGTCCCCGGCATGGCGAGGCACCTGACGATATCTACGGAGACATCAGGGAGCGAAGCGCGCAAATCCGATTCGCATGA
- a CDS encoding alpha/beta hydrolase, which translates to MRNESIRYLIVPGWQGSPENHWQTHWHNSLPNSARVEQADWLTPRREDWVAALAEAIAADSTPVILIAHSLGCITVAHWAATAPLQLLRQVRGALLVAPADVERPSCAPALRNFAPIPRGLLPFPSQVIGSDNDEAVSAPRALELARHWGAEAGILAGAGHINVKSGHQRWEQGFAYLYRLQSRMQHHALRRA; encoded by the coding sequence ATGCGCAACGAATCGATTCGCTACCTGATCGTGCCAGGCTGGCAAGGATCGCCGGAAAATCATTGGCAGACTCACTGGCACAACAGCTTGCCCAACAGTGCCCGGGTCGAGCAGGCCGACTGGCTGACACCGCGGCGCGAAGACTGGGTCGCCGCCCTGGCCGAGGCCATTGCCGCCGATAGCACACCGGTGATCCTCATCGCCCACAGCCTGGGTTGCATCACCGTTGCCCATTGGGCCGCCACTGCGCCGTTGCAATTGCTGCGGCAGGTGCGTGGTGCATTGCTGGTGGCACCGGCGGATGTGGAGCGCCCGAGCTGCGCGCCGGCATTGCGCAATTTCGCGCCGATTCCCCGCGGACTGTTGCCGTTCCCAAGCCAGGTAATCGGTTCCGACAACGACGAGGCGGTGAGCGCGCCGCGTGCCTTGGAGCTGGCGCGCCACTGGGGCGCCGAGGCCGGAATCCTGGCCGGGGCGGGGCATATCAATGTGAAGTCCGGCCACCAGCGTTGGGAGCAGGGGTTCGCGTATCTCTATCGCCTGCAAAGCCGAATGCAGCATCACGCACTGCGTCGCGCCTGA
- a CDS encoding DUF2789 domain-containing protein, producing MENPIHTLPALFKQLGLPDDAESIDKFIASHSPLKPGLHLADAFFWSEGQRQLLRDEILEDADWAVVVDQLDVFLRKGRNE from the coding sequence ATGGAAAACCCGATCCACACCCTTCCGGCGCTGTTCAAGCAACTGGGCCTGCCGGATGATGCCGAGAGCATCGATAAATTCATCGCCAGCCATTCGCCCCTCAAGCCTGGCCTGCATCTGGCGGACGCCTTTTTCTGGAGCGAGGGCCAGCGGCAGCTGCTGCGGGACGAAATCCTCGAAGACGCGGATTGGGCGGTGGTGGTGGATCAACTGGATGTGTTTCTGCGCAAAGGACGAAACGAATGA
- a CDS encoding NfeD family protein, with the protein MNIRGLTVALLLTLGGPALASEGFTLAAADTLGFWLIALGVGLLIAEAALPNYGVAGLGGIILCVVGAIILTDTHVPAPLMIGLGLASGLLLVALLIRALKTRPRRAVSGDAALLGSVTTITGLQAGNPHHGWVWLEGERWQVACATPMRAGQAVRVTARKGLLLEVAPADSQGA; encoded by the coding sequence GTGAACATTCGCGGCTTGACGGTCGCACTGCTACTGACCCTGGGCGGTCCGGCCCTCGCAAGCGAAGGCTTTACGCTAGCCGCTGCCGACACCTTGGGTTTCTGGCTGATTGCCCTGGGCGTGGGATTGCTGATCGCCGAGGCAGCCTTGCCCAACTACGGCGTCGCCGGGCTGGGCGGCATCATTTTGTGTGTCGTCGGCGCAATCATCCTGACCGATACCCATGTGCCTGCTCCCTTGATGATCGGACTGGGCCTGGCCAGCGGCTTGTTGCTGGTCGCCCTGCTGATTCGCGCCTTGAAAACCCGGCCGCGCCGGGCCGTCAGCGGCGATGCCGCCTTGTTGGGGAGCGTCACCACGATCACCGGGCTCCAGGCCGGCAACCCTCACCATGGCTGGGTCTGGCTGGAAGGCGAGCGCTGGCAGGTGGCATGCGCGACACCGATGCGAGCTGGGCAAGCCGTGCGGGTGACCGCCCGCAAGGGCCTGTTGCTGGAAGTGGCCCCCGCTGATTCACAAGGAGCATGA